TGTATAAAGAGATGGGAGACTTTTTTAAGCAGAAATGTGCTGGCTACCAGGGTTACATTTTTACCGGCAATCTCAACTTATCCAAGCAAGTTGGGCTTAGAACTCGCCGACGTATGGAATTTCTGAATGGGAAGATTGATTCCAGGCTTTTGGAATACGAATTGTATACTGGAAAAAGGTGAGGCTACATTATTGTAGAGACAGCGATGAAGCGATATAAAGAAAAGATAATTGACCCCGTTTACTACTCATTACCAGTACAGCTATTGGTGCTGCACTTGCGTAAAAATCAGCTCTTGCTGCTAAGCTGGGTCTTTCTTTTCTCTGCGGTTACGGGTAGTGTGGGCAAAAACCTGGGTATTCCGTATCTTTTTCTGGATCCTGAGTATTTGGGCCGGGTTGATTTCTTCAGCTTCTTTATTGTGGGTATTGCCATTGGGGGGTTGACTATGGCTTACCATATCACCTGCTATATTCTTGATGGTAATAGTTTCAGCTTTTTAGGCGTATTGTCTCGCCCTTTTGCCAAGCTGGCTTTTAACAATGCGATCATTCCATTCGCATTTCTGATCACTTATATTTTCAAGATCATCAGCTTTCAGCTGGAGTATGAGTATAATACTCATTGGGATATCTTTCTCAAAGTTGCGGGACTGCTTTGTGGCTTTTTGCTCATGATGGTATTCCTGTTTGCCTATTTTAAGCTTACTAATGTTGATATTTTCAAATTTGTAGCCTCCAACGTTAATCGCCAGCTTAAAAAGGTAACGATCTCGCGAAAGCGAATTATGCAAAACCTGACCGCCGCAAGAAAGAAGCAGAAGCGTGTAGTCCATTATATAGATATCAACTGCAAACTTCGTAAAGCGCCAACCGGCTCGTATGACAAAGAACTTGTTACCAAAGTCTTTGACCAAAATCACCTCAACTCTATTATAATAGAAGCAGTTATACTTGTCGTAATTTTTGCTTTAGGCTTTTTTCATGATCGTCCTCTTTTTCAGATTCCTGCAGCGGCCAGCAGCGTTTTGCTGCTAACTATTATTATGATGCTGATTGGCGCGCTTACCTACTGGCTTAGGGGTTGGGCAACTACGGTAGTTATATTGATATTTTTCTTACTTAATGCAGCCGTAAAAAACAATTGGGTGAGTACGACTTACAAAGCATTTGGCCTCAACTACGAAATTCCCTACTCCAAGTACACTCTGGATGAATTGTATCAGCAGAATGATAGTCTGCATTACAATCAGGACAAGGCCTCTACACAGCAAATTCTGGAAAACTGGAAAAATAAAGTTAGCCTGTCCGATACAGCATCTAAACCAAAAATAAGCTTTATCTGTACCAGCGGTGGCGGACTGCGGGCAGCACTCTGGACGATGGTAGCTCTGCAAACGGCAGATAGCCTGACGCATGGCAAGCTCATGAACCATACCCAGCTTATTAGTGGCGCATCAGGTGGCCTGGTAGGTGCGTCTTATTTTCGTGAACTTATACTAAGAGAAAAGTTGAGGGAGCAACAAACTACCCATGAACCTATTGTACAGTTTGTATCTCAGAAAGAAAGCCTGTTGCCTTCGGTATACAGCCCTAAGTATATAGAACAGCTAGGAAGGGATAACCTAAATGCTATCATCTTTACCTTACTGGTAAACGATCTGTTTGTACGCCTTCAGCCCTTTGAGGTAGAGGGCAAACGCTATCTAAAAGATAGAGGGTATGCCTTTGAGCAGCAGCTCAACAAAAATACCGAAGGCATACTAGACAAAAAGCTAATTGACTATCGGGAACCGGAGCGCTCATCTATGATTCCTATGATATTTCTCTCTCCGGTAATTGTAAATGATGGGAGAAAGCTATACATCTCCCCTCAGCATGTATCGTATATGAATTCAGAGCCAGAAATCGGTATAGCCGGACATCATAAAAAGTTAAAAGGTGTAGATTTTATGCGCTTTTTTGAAAATCATGATGCTGGCAATCTACGTTACCTGACAGCCTTAAGAATGAATGCCGCTTTCCCTTACGTTACTCCTAACATTAGTATGCCTACCGAGCCAAGAGTTCAAATAGTAGATGCTGGCCTTACAGATAACTTTGGTATTGCTGATGCTATTCGTTTTCTCTATGTTTTTAAGGAGTGGATCAATGAAAACACTTCGGGAGTGGTGTTTGTATGCATTCGCGACTCAGAGAAGATTGAACCTGTACAGAAGCCTAGTGGCAGCTCTCTTCTAAAGCGGATGACAGCTCCTTTCCGTTTCCTTTACAACAACCTTTTTGATACCCAGGATATTAACAATGACGACCGCCTGGAGTATATGCAAAGCTGGCTGGATGTACCTTTTGAGCAGATTAACCTAGAGTACTACCCCCATTGGGACCATCTAAGTAATAAAAATATCGAAATTATCAGGGAGCGCCCCTCTTTAAGCTGGCACCTCACCAGCCGCGAAAAAGATAATATTACCAACAACATACAGCACCCCAAAAATCAGCAGGCACTTAGCAGGCTTCAGGAGCTTTTGCACTAAGCAAATATTTCGTGTGCTACTTTAAATGTGTTACTATGTGCATCTACAATATCGGCGATTTTAGCGGAATACCCTCCACCCATACTCGTAGCAAGTGGTACGCCATACTTTTGACAAGCCTGAAAAACAATTCTGTCGCGCGTTAGACAGCCTTCTTTGGTCAAAGAGAGCTTTCCCAACTTATCTGTTTCCAGCACATCTACTCCAGCCTGATAAAAAACAATATCAGGACAATGATGGATAAAAAGATCCGGGAGTGTGCGACCCAATATTTCCAAGTACTCTTTATCTCCTGTTCCGGTACTCAGAGCTATATCCAGATCAGAGTTTTCCTTAGGTATGGGGTAGTTATCTTTCCCATGCATACTAAAGGTAAACACAAAAGGGTTTTGCCCAAATATAAATGCGTTTCCATTGCCCTGATGTACATCCAGGTCAATAATAAGTATACGTTTTACCAGCTCTTCTTTTAGCAAAAAAGTAGATGCAATAGCTATATCATTGAGTGTACTAAAGCCCTCTCCCCTATCTGGATAGGCGTGATGAGTACCACCGGCCAGATTCATACCTATACCGTTTTTTAAAGCCGCCTGAGCAGCTTTAATGGTGCCATTTACACTACATCTGGCACGGAGTACAGATACATCCGTATTAGGTAAGCCTATACGACGCACCATGCATGGAGGGAGATTGAGCGATTTTACCTGTTGCCAGTATTCCTGAGTGTGAACCAAATAAATAGTTTCGTCTTCAACCAAACCGGGATCGTTCAATTGTTCAGGTTGGATAATTCCCTGGTAAAGTAGTTGTTCTTTTACCAGTACGTATTTGTCAATAGGGAAGCGATGTCCTTCAGGCAAAGCGTAGTGGTATTTTTCGGAATAAAAGATTTGAATAGGTTTCAATTTAACTGATACTCATATGCACCCTGAAGAGGTACACAATGATAGTTCAATTTTAGTTCCTCAGCCTCCTGAGAAAGTTTAAGCGCATGGTAGTAAGTATTTGAACTATCTATAACCAGCTGCTTGTACGAAAGAAGTTTACCTAATTCGCTTAAGGAGGAGATAGCATTATTGCAAACCAATAGTATATCTACTGAAAGAGATTCGGACAGAAGATACTGAGCGTCTAAAGGCTGAGTAATCATTGCTATTTTTTGACCCTTCCAAACCAGAAACCTGAAGTTTCTCCAATCTTTTACTGCCATACTTTGGGAAGCTAGCTCTTCCCCTGAGAGGGTATTTTTAACCCCCTTGTAGATCTGATTAGGTTTAATATGGTAAGCCAGTTTTTCATTTGTTTCTCCTAAATGGATATTGGTACGTTTGGTAGTAAAATCAATATGCGTATCTTTTTTTACATGATAAAAAGTAATGCTTTGAGTATTGTATTCCTGATAAATATGAAGCCAGCGTAAGGAAAACATCAGCAGAAAAACTGTGCAGAGACACAACATATATTTAAACTGCCGATAGTGGAGTAATAACAATAAAAAAACTATTCCCAGATAAAGAAGAATAGCTTCCCAACGACTAAAATAAACATCTTGAATAACACTGTACGGAAATTTTTCTATAAGCTTTACCCCATAATTTACAGACAGTATTACATGCTCTAGCAAAGCAGTAAAGTAAACTACCACAGAAGGAAGTATGGCACTTATCGTAAAACAGCACAAAGCCAGAGAAAGTATAGCATAGGCAGCAGGTATTACCAACAAATTAGACAGCCAGAAATATACCGGAAACTGCTGGAAATACAGTAAACCTAAAGGGAACGTGACTATCTGTGCTGCTAAAGAAACGGCTGTTAACTCCCAGCACCAGTTTAAAAACCTACTTTCTACAGTAACCCAGTTGGATATTTTGGGCTGTAAATATACAATGCCTAATACCGCCAGATACGAAAGCTGAAAGCCAACTGACATAAGTAGGAAGGGATTGTAGAGTAGTAAGAAAAATGCTGATGCCGCTATAGTATTGTAAATATTGGTTTGTCTTCTGCTAGCATCGGCAATAACTATAAAGCTAAACATTGTAGCAGCGCGCATAACCGAAGGAGATAAACCTGTAAGTAAAGCATAAGCCCATAACAAAAGTAGACTTAGAACTGCTATGAGTACTCTACCCCACTTACCCGATTTCTTTATAGGTTTTAAAAAGAAAAGCAAAACCATATAAATGATACCAACATGCAAACCAGAGACGGCTAGTACATGCATTGCCCCCGCTGCTGCATAAGCACTCCTGATTTCATGATCCAGTTCAGACTTGATACCTAATACCAAAGCCAGAGCAATACTCCTTGCCTGCCTGTCTTGTATTCCTTCTTCAAATATTTTACGGCAATTCTCTCTTAGCTGATAGGCAAATGCCATAACTACATTCCCAGAAGTTTTTTCTTTTAACACCCAGTCATCACCCTTTAGATATTGCTGGTGGTACACTTGCTGATATGATAAAAACTGGCGATAATCAAATTCGTTAGGGTTGGCAGGAGCTTTTACTTTCTGCGGCCTGGCTTTTACCAATATAATATCTCCGTAGTTGAGAAGCTTCAGACTATCAGCCTTAGGTTGATAGACGATTATAGTAGCTTTAGCAGGCTTAACATTTAAACCACTACTATCTTCAACTACCACATGCCTCACTTTGAGCAAACTTTTGTAAGAATTGGCCTTTGGTGTAGCAGGTTCCATCACCACAGCCTCATAGAATGAGTAGCTTTCTTCTAACTGACTAAGGTGATAGGGATGAATAGTTTCCTGGCGATATTGGGTATAATAGACTGAGGTAAATAATAGCCAAAGTAAGCCAAGCATACCAACAATACTACTCCACTGAAAGCGTAAACGTTTAGGCAGGGCAAAAGCTATAAATGCATATAAGAATGCAATTATGCATAACAAAGCAACTGGTAATCTGCTGGTAGCTACCTGAGCGAGCAATATACCACAAATGAATACGGGACATAGTCTTAGAAAAGGATAGGGAACCCACTTCAACATACTCTCTTCAATATTTCCTATCTAAAAATACAAAGGGAGCGATATAATATTTTATCCTAAGTAGTTTTAATATGACTTTGTAAGAAAGACAGGCTATTTCTCGGCTAAGAGTGGGTTAGTTTTGGGCTTATGGTAGGCAATCCTTCGGAAACAGAAGTACTGAAGGTTATATTTACGCCCTGTAGAGGCTGTAAACCCCCATATTACTTCAGTGTCTCCATTAAATACATCTTCTACCAGGTTTCTCTTCCCTTGAAAAACAATATTGTTGTCCAGAGTAACTATTACTTCGGTGGTTTCCGGGTTCCAACTAAATCGGAAGTTATGCATACGATCATCTTCCATGTCAAAGCTTTCATCATTACCACTCCAGTAATCTTCGTGGTAGCTACTTCCATTTTCCAGATAAGCTACATGATCTTCGGGCGGATCATTTTGGATGGGGTTGTAATAGGTGTCAAACTCAACGGCAATAGAGGGAGCAATAAAATTACCTGAAGCAAACGCCGGATTAAATCGCCCATAACCTATTCCTTCACCATAGGTACCAAATGCATTAAACCCACGGGGGTCATTATGGATGACAAATGCAATACCATCTGCACCATACTCATCTTTGTTTCCCAAATAAATATCAAATTCTATCTCAAAATAATCAGCCAGATCAAGTTTATTGGTACTATAGGCAATCCCTTCGGCATATGGTTCATCTGGTGTAAGCATGATGCAACCAGAAGGCATATAGTCAGCAGTTCCCCTGAGTTCAAACTGAGCCTGTAGCACACATGGCCAGCACAAACAAAATAGCCAAAATCTATAGATCAGCAATGTTTTCATAGGTGAAGTGGTAGTAATGACAATCCCAAGTGCAGATAATGTGCTGCTCAGAGCGCTAATATAAGATAAGAAATTTTATGTGAATACATATAAATTGATATCTCGCTGACAGAAAAACCATAAACATTTTAAGGTTTTTCTGGTATTAGATATAAGCCAATTTGGAAATTAATTCACTAATTAAACTATTATTACTATGGCACAAGAAGAAACTAAAACCTGGCCAGAGCTAGCTATAGGTTTATATGATAAGCTAACAGGTCGTAATGCAGAAATCACTTATAAATTTGATGATTTTGAACTATTTGTTCCGAGCAAAGCAGGAGCAAACGACGCTGATGCCGCACATTGGAAAATGAACGGTACAATAAAAATTACTACGACTGATAACGTAAATCAGTAAGCAGACAAGAGTAATGGGCAAGGGCTGACAAAAGCTTTTGCCTATATTTTTTATATTTTAAATATCTCCGTTATGGCTAAGCCAGTAAAAGTTTTTGCTGATCTGAGTATTCAAAGTAAAGCAGGTGAGATTAAGGTGCAGAATGAACAGGATGGCAGTCTGGTACTGGACTTCCCTAACAGACAAAGCTTTAATAGCTTCACCCAGATTCCACTACCTTTTAAACCAAGTCTGAAAGCCATAGGAAAAACTAACGCTGCCCTTTTGGAGCAGCGTCAGCCTGTAATTGTTAGAGTAGCCCATGAAGACTGGATTGTCTTGGGACGTAACTCTAAAGCAGCAATAAAGTATTTTAAGATTGCGCCTTCCTACCTTAAGCAACAGCTCACCTGGAAAACCGCATTATATGTAGCAGGAGCACTCTTAGGCGTACTGTTAGGTTATTTCGCCATTAAAAAAGAAAGTTAAATCCAGCTCTCATATTTACCAGCTTGGCATTTCCTGGCTGCATTAGCGAAATAATGTTATCAGTAACTGCATATAGTTGGAAGCCCGTACCTACCGCTATACCAAGCCCCAGGTTGTTATAAGAACGAGCGTGCATGGTATAAGTAGCTGAAGCCTGAAACCAACGGCCTACAGTTTGAGTAACTCCTAATGACATTCCTTTACGGAAACCTCCTACGAAGTCTGAATACAAAGTAGCTGAAGCCGTAGTTTTATGAGCTAACTGATAAAAACCAGACAAATAAACCTGAGTAGGTAAAGAAGTAGTATACTTCCCTTCGGTTTCGTCAAATTCAAATATGCTGGTGATAGAGTCTAACACTTCGGTCGCATCAAAATCAAAGTTACCGTTAAAGAGTTCGTCGTTATCTATACCGCTAAACACGTACTCTCCTTTAGACTCATAATTGGTCACTCCTTTCTTCCAGCTGATATACCCCAGATTAATCACTGACGCACTAAAAGTCCATTTGTCTGAATAACGATAGCTTGCCCCTAAATCAACCCCAAGACCCTTGTTATCCATATTTGTGATGTAGTCAGTCTCTCCCTCTTCCAGCATTTCAATACCTGAAGTTCGTACCAAAATGTCAGCATTAGCAGTTATTTCGTAAAGGTCATTTTCCTCAGCAGTAGTAAGACCAACATCTGAACGAACAGTTCTCACATTAGACATCCCAAATAGCGATTTTACTCGTCCACCCACAATCAGTTTGTCATCTTCTAATATCTTCCTGTTATAACCTAAACCAATTTCTCTGTAGTGGGTACCATTGAATGTATAACCATCAAGATTGATAGTGCTGCCAGGTACATTTCCATTTACCGCTAGATTTAAAATTGCATCTGAGTAGCCTAGACGAGCCTGCATATGTTCAGTTACATTTAATGAAAAGCGGTTTTTACCTGCTTTAAAGCTCAAACCAAATACATCTAATGAAGCACTGGTATGTACATAGTCTTTACCATTTAATTTGAGTTGATCTGCTAACTGACCTAGATCCAATACTCTCTGCCCTGTTTCGTCAGTTTCTACCTGAGCCAGTAGCTGATTGTAAGTAAAACCGGTATTTTTAGCGTTTATCTGGTACGATGATGCCAAAGAGATGATAACCTTATGCTTATGCTGCATCGCAGGGTTGGTATGCGCAGACTGGAAAATACTGCTCATATTATGAAGCGTTAGCTCCTGCTGTGCCCATGCCGTCTGTATAAATGTTGCTAATAAAAGGCCTGTTAAGTAAATATATTTCATCTTCGCCAATTAGTTTGAAATATTAAGAGAGGATTTGACTTGCATGGCCATGCTAAAGCGTATGTTGTAGAAAGAATACAATCTGATTCTATCTTCTTCTTCACTCTTGCTCTTTAAGCCCGCTTGTATTAGAATGCTACCTGCCTGTTTGATAAGCTCATATTTTTCCTGGCTGATAGTAGCAGAGATAGGCATATCTATAGATGTAGCCTTAGTTTCGCCAGTGCTAGAATTTGTAATCTGAGCCGCTTCCAGAAACTTGGCTTCATCGGCAAACAACTTAATAGGCTCACCGCTGGTATCATATAGCCTGTTACCTTCAGCGTCTAGGAAGAAAACCTGTAAGCCGGCATCTATCGGAAATTCATTTTCAGTTTTAATCAGAACTTTAAGTTCTTCTACTTCCTGCTCAAAGTCCAGATCTACATCTATGGTGTCTTCAAGTAACACATCAAACCTCCCCTCCAGTGGTAACTCTACTTCTAAATCAACACCTATCATACTTTCATCAGTAACAAAGCTTGTGTCTTGCTCTCCACTGTTCATAGTAAAGCCGAACCAGTAAGCAATCCCTCTGGGAAGTTCTGCAAAAGCATCTTCCAGATTTGAGTTATTTTCGTCTACCAACTGCGACTTAACCGCGGGAAGATCATTACGGTCCTGTAAATAAGGAAATTCAAAGTTACCACTGAAAAACTCACTATCTCCTTCATCCTGAAGTCTCACGTTTCCGCTATTTCTTTCTACGTAAATATTGCTTAGGTCTGGAGATACAGGTACTCCAAAGCTGTTTACAAAATCTACTTTGAAGTTAGGGTTTAAAGCTACTTCTCCGTTGATAGCATTGGCAAGGAATGGTATTTCCAGAGTATCTGCTTTTACAGGAATTGTAATATTGCTGAAGTTTCCTTTAAGAAAAGAAAAATCTATATCAGACATATTTAAGCCCATATAGATTTGCTCATAGGAGTTAATCGCATTACCTGATCCACTAATACCTATCTCCATTGTATATCTTATCTCTTCGTTATCTATATTAAGCATATAGCCCGCAAGCTCTTTACTCTGTACACTGTAACGATTTCCCCAAACCAGGTCAAATTCAAAAACCATAGGCTCCTGATTTGCATCTACCAGATCTAAAAGTGTAAGGATAATGCTAATGTTGTGGTCATAATCTGAACTCATACTTATTTGCAAAGCACCAGATTTGCACTCAATACCATATAGTGCCAGATCTCCAGTATTCATAGGAATTTTTCCATCTACAGTTACTGGCTCAGGAGACCAGTTGAAAGCAGGAGCACTGATTCCTAGCGAAAAGCTTTCATCGTATTGCTGATCGGGAATTGGAGGAAAATATGCTCCTACGGGTTGGCTCTGAATATTTTGTCTGTAAAATAAGCTATAGCTGTTATCAGAGTTTTCCTCAAGCAGCCCACCATCATCTGTTCTGATGAGGTCACTTACTTTTAAATTTGTATTCAGGATAGGTAATGAGAGGGAAGGCGAAGGAGCCAATACCTCTATATCCTGAAAATCATCTTCAGGCATACAGCTAGCTGCCAGCAAGGTAGCGGCGGCAAAAGCTGTAGTCTTTAAGCGTTTTGGGGTAAAGAGTTTATTCATACACATAGTAGACCTTTGACAGGGATATTTCTAAAACACTACGCAATATCATTAGCATGCCATGATTAAAATAATCCTAGTATGGCCTTTCTATACTTAAGTGATATATTGGTCATAATTCATACTTATTGAGTATCTGCAAGTTGCATTAATAAGCAGCATTGCTACACTCCGGCACATAGCTCCCATGATAGAAGTAAAAGCACTAAGTAAAATTTTTGAAGGTAAAACAGCAGTTGATGGAATCTCCTTTCAGATACCTGAAGGGGAAACTATGGTATTGCTGGGCACTAGCGGTTGTGGTAAAACTACTACCCTAAAAATGATTAACCGCCTAATAGAGCCTTCCAGTGGTAGTGTTTATGTTGGTGGAAAAGATGTGAAATTACAAACTCCTGAAGAGCTTAGGAGAAATATTGGCTATGTTATTCAAAGTGTAGGTTTGTTTCCTCACTACACCGTTGAGCAAAATATTGGGCTTGTACCCTCTCTCCTGGAATGGTCAAAAAAGAGAACAAAAGAGCGCTGTACAGAATTAATGCATCTTATGGGGCTACCCGAAACTATGTTAACACGCTTTCCTCACGAACTTAGCGGGGGACAACAACAAAGAGTAGGCCTTGCCAGAGCACTAGCTGCCGATCCAGAACTTATTTTGCTTGATG
This window of the Porifericola rhodea genome carries:
- a CDS encoding histone deacetylase family protein — protein: MKPIQIFYSEKYHYALPEGHRFPIDKYVLVKEQLLYQGIIQPEQLNDPGLVEDETIYLVHTQEYWQQVKSLNLPPCMVRRIGLPNTDVSVLRARCSVNGTIKAAQAALKNGIGMNLAGGTHHAYPDRGEGFSTLNDIAIASTFLLKEELVKRILIIDLDVHQGNGNAFIFGQNPFVFTFSMHGKDNYPIPKENSDLDIALSTGTGDKEYLEILGRTLPDLFIHHCPDIVFYQAGVDVLETDKLGKLSLTKEGCLTRDRIVFQACQKYGVPLATSMGGGYSAKIADIVDAHSNTFKVAHEIFA
- a CDS encoding DUF5723 family protein, translated to MKYIYLTGLLLATFIQTAWAQQELTLHNMSSIFQSAHTNPAMQHKHKVIISLASSYQINAKNTGFTYNQLLAQVETDETGQRVLDLGQLADQLKLNGKDYVHTSASLDVFGLSFKAGKNRFSLNVTEHMQARLGYSDAILNLAVNGNVPGSTINLDGYTFNGTHYREIGLGYNRKILEDDKLIVGGRVKSLFGMSNVRTVRSDVGLTTAEENDLYEITANADILVRTSGIEMLEEGETDYITNMDNKGLGVDLGASYRYSDKWTFSASVINLGYISWKKGVTNYESKGEYVFSGIDNDELFNGNFDFDATEVLDSITSIFEFDETEGKYTTSLPTQVYLSGFYQLAHKTTASATLYSDFVGGFRKGMSLGVTQTVGRWFQASATYTMHARSYNNLGLGIAVGTGFQLYAVTDNIISLMQPGNAKLVNMRAGFNFLF
- a CDS encoding patatin-like phospholipase family protein, whose translation is MKRYKEKIIDPVYYSLPVQLLVLHLRKNQLLLLSWVFLFSAVTGSVGKNLGIPYLFLDPEYLGRVDFFSFFIVGIAIGGLTMAYHITCYILDGNSFSFLGVLSRPFAKLAFNNAIIPFAFLITYIFKIISFQLEYEYNTHWDIFLKVAGLLCGFLLMMVFLFAYFKLTNVDIFKFVASNVNRQLKKVTISRKRIMQNLTAARKKQKRVVHYIDINCKLRKAPTGSYDKELVTKVFDQNHLNSIIIEAVILVVIFALGFFHDRPLFQIPAAASSVLLLTIIMMLIGALTYWLRGWATTVVILIFFLLNAAVKNNWVSTTYKAFGLNYEIPYSKYTLDELYQQNDSLHYNQDKASTQQILENWKNKVSLSDTASKPKISFICTSGGGLRAALWTMVALQTADSLTHGKLMNHTQLISGASGGLVGASYFRELILREKLREQQTTHEPIVQFVSQKESLLPSVYSPKYIEQLGRDNLNAIIFTLLVNDLFVRLQPFEVEGKRYLKDRGYAFEQQLNKNTEGILDKKLIDYREPERSSMIPMIFLSPVIVNDGRKLYISPQHVSYMNSEPEIGIAGHHKKLKGVDFMRFFENHDAGNLRYLTALRMNAAFPYVTPNISMPTEPRVQIVDAGLTDNFGIADAIRFLYVFKEWINENTSGVVFVCIRDSEKIEPVQKPSGSSLLKRMTAPFRFLYNNLFDTQDINNDDRLEYMQSWLDVPFEQINLEYYPHWDHLSNKNIEIIRERPSLSWHLTSREKDNITNNIQHPKNQQALSRLQELLH
- a CDS encoding L-type lectin-domain containing protein translates to MKTLLIYRFWLFCLCWPCVLQAQFELRGTADYMPSGCIMLTPDEPYAEGIAYSTNKLDLADYFEIEFDIYLGNKDEYGADGIAFVIHNDPRGFNAFGTYGEGIGYGRFNPAFASGNFIAPSIAVEFDTYYNPIQNDPPEDHVAYLENGSSYHEDYWSGNDESFDMEDDRMHNFRFSWNPETTEVIVTLDNNIVFQGKRNLVEDVFNGDTEVIWGFTASTGRKYNLQYFCFRRIAYHKPKTNPLLAEK
- a CDS encoding ComEC/Rec2 family competence protein; this translates as MLKWVPYPFLRLCPVFICGILLAQVATSRLPVALLCIIAFLYAFIAFALPKRLRFQWSSIVGMLGLLWLLFTSVYYTQYRQETIHPYHLSQLEESYSFYEAVVMEPATPKANSYKSLLKVRHVVVEDSSGLNVKPAKATIIVYQPKADSLKLLNYGDIILVKARPQKVKAPANPNEFDYRQFLSYQQVYHQQYLKGDDWVLKEKTSGNVVMAFAYQLRENCRKIFEEGIQDRQARSIALALVLGIKSELDHEIRSAYAAAGAMHVLAVSGLHVGIIYMVLLFFLKPIKKSGKWGRVLIAVLSLLLLWAYALLTGLSPSVMRAATMFSFIVIADASRRQTNIYNTIAASAFFLLLYNPFLLMSVGFQLSYLAVLGIVYLQPKISNWVTVESRFLNWCWELTAVSLAAQIVTFPLGLLYFQQFPVYFWLSNLLVIPAAYAILSLALCCFTISAILPSVVVYFTALLEHVILSVNYGVKLIEKFPYSVIQDVYFSRWEAILLYLGIVFLLLLLHYRQFKYMLCLCTVFLLMFSLRWLHIYQEYNTQSITFYHVKKDTHIDFTTKRTNIHLGETNEKLAYHIKPNQIYKGVKNTLSGEELASQSMAVKDWRNFRFLVWKGQKIAMITQPLDAQYLLSESLSVDILLVCNNAISSLSELGKLLSYKQLVIDSSNTYYHALKLSQEAEELKLNYHCVPLQGAYEYQLN